The genomic window CCATTGTTGCTAATGGAATTATTATCAATAAAGCCCATATTATTAAAATTGCATAAGTTACTACTAAGCCTATCTTTCCTGACAATGTCAAAGGTGGTTTATCAGATAAATATAAATTTGATTTATTTTGTTTCTTACTAGCCATTATTTTTCCTCCTTGAATGCCTTTGAATTCTTAAATCCTATATAAGCAAACACCATTAAGCCTAATGAAATAAATATAGTTATCGCAGCACCTATTGATTGATATTGTTTTTCAATAGTCAATTTATATATATATGAGATTAATAAATCTGTACTTCCAGCTATATTTCCATAATTACTTGGATCAAATGGCCCACCACCATTAAATAGATAGATTATAGAGAAATTATTAAAGTTAAATGTATATTGCCCTATAAGTAGTGGTGCTGTTTGGAATAACACTAATGGTAATGTTATCTTACTTAATTTTTGCCAACCTGTTGCTCCGTCTATTTCTGCAGCTTCATATAAATCAGCTGGAATTCCTTGCAATACTCCTGTTGAAAGCAAGAAGATGTATGAACTTCCTAGCCATGTTTGTAATAAAATCAGTGCTATTCTTGTTAAATTTGTACTACTCTTTATTGCTAAGTTTCCTCCAAATATGCCCTCTAATATTTTTGTTATTTGACCATTAGGTGAAGTCATAATACTAAAGAACATAATAGTTATAAAGGCTGGAACTGCCCATGGTAGTAAATATACTGTTCTAAATATTGATTTACCTTTTATTCTATCATTATTTGCAAGCAATGCTAAGAAGAATCCTACAGCAATTGCACAAGTACTTGAGAATATAGTCCATATTACTGTCCATCCTAATATTAACCAGAATGGTCCACCAGCTATTCCTTTTCCTTCAATTAATAGTAAGTAATTTTTAAGCCCTACCCATGCAAATTTAGATTGATGTTTAGGATCCATACCGGCAAATGATAGTAATATTGTTGTAAATATTGGTAATAATACAATAAACATTAATAATATTGCTGTTGATATAGTAACTATGTATGGGAAACCATCTTCTTGTATTGAAGTAATAGTTTCAAAAGTAGTTTTAGGTCTTATACCCTTTAATTTTGCTCTTATTACATCTCTACAATCAATATATGCAGTTGTCATAATAGTTATAGCCAATAAAATTAAAATTATTGCAACTAAACCTTCTATCATAAATATCATAGATTTATCTAATTTTTTTGCACCCTTAGCTAAAGTATATAAACCATAAATACCTTGTCCACGATAATTACCATAACCAAGAGCATATGGAATAGCAGCTAAATAAATAAATAATGTTCCTATAAATAATAAAGCTGCTTTTAAATATTGTTTATTTATTAATTGCCCTAATCCAGGTATAATAAATGAAATAATTGGTATTAATTTATTTACTTTTTCTACTTCCACTGGTGTTTTTCTAATTATATCTGACATATCTTGTTGAAGTATCTTGTATTTTGAATCTACTTCTACTGATGTGATATACTTAGCCACTCTTACTCTACTTTTTAAATCTTCACTAGGTATTTGCAATTTTAAAACTTCAACTTTATCTTTTAAAGCTTGTTTTAATTGATTAACTTCTTCTGAATATGCCTTATTAGAAATTAAACCTTCATTCTTACTATGTTTCAATTTTGCTTTGTTTTTTTCTAATTCTTCTTTTAATTTATTTACTTTTTCTTTAAATTCTACTTTAGCTTTTTCATCATTTTCTTTATTTAATTCTTTTAATTTTTTT from Sneathia sanguinegens includes these protein-coding regions:
- a CDS encoding carbohydrate ABC transporter permease, which codes for KKLKELNKENDEKAKVEFKEKVNKLKEELEKNKAKLKHSKNEGLISNKAYSEEVNQLKQALKDKVEVLKLQIPSEDLKSRVRVAKYITSVEVDSKYKILQQDMSDIIRKTPVEVEKVNKLIPIISFIIPGLGQLINKQYLKAALLFIGTLFIYLAAIPYALGYGNYRGQGIYGLYTLAKGAKKLDKSMIFMIEGLVAIILILLAITIMTTAYIDCRDVIRAKLKGIRPKTTFETITSIQEDGFPYIVTISTAILLMFIVLLPIFTTILLSFAGMDPKHQSKFAWVGLKNYLLLIEGKGIAGGPFWLILGWTVIWTIFSSTCAIAVGFFLALLANNDRIKGKSIFRTVYLLPWAVPAFITIMFFSIMTSPNGQITKILEGIFGGNLAIKSSTNLTRIALILLQTWLGSSYIFLLSTGVLQGIPADLYEAAEIDGATGWQKLSKITLPLVLFQTAPLLIGQYTFNFNNFSIIYLFNGGGPFDPSNYGNIAGSTDLLISYIYKLTIEKQYQSIGAAITIFISLGLMVFAYIGFKNSKAFKEEK